The genomic DNA tgacaagcctgacagtagccccccttccaaTAACGGATACCAGACATTCTAGAAAACCAAAAGAGtccaaagtcaagggagggcggagggaggacgagGCGGTGGGGCACCAGGCctagtgtccccgcaaccagcagggaagagtcaggtggcggcggcgagttgaacgccgccgcaattggcgaggcggtcgcccatggaatggccacgtCCGTGGAATGGCCACGTCCGTGGCTGACGAGAGGACCGCATGAAGCACGGTCGGCCATCAGGCCGACTGTGCTTCATGCCAGCTGGAGCTTGCGGAGGCCACGATGCTAGAGATGCTGGCGAAGCTGTGGGGCGGCCCGCTGGCGAAGCTGTGAGGCGGCCCGCTGGCAACGAGTAAGACGATGTCGTCGGCGTGGGCGTAGTCAGCGACGAGGAGGGCGGAGTCAGAGCAGCAGGCGGCTCTTCTGCCGGCGTGGGCAGAGTCAGAGCAGCAGGCGGCTCAGCTGCCAGCGTGGGCGGAGTCAGAGCAGCAGGCGGCTcttctgccggcgtgggcggggTCAGAGTAGCaggtggtgctagccgtggtgctagccgtggtgcagcaactggtgctagccgtggtgcaggaagggttgctagccgtggtgcaggaaAGGGTGCTAGCTTTGGAGCAGGAAGGGGTGCTAGCTTTGGAGCAGGAAGGGgggctagccttggagcaggaaggtcgtctgccggcgtgggaggGCTCACCGGGGTTGATGGCGTCCACAGGCCCCCCGGGGTGGATGGCGGCGTCTGTAGTCCCACCGGGGTGGATGATGGCGACTGAGGCAGATCCActggatttagaagtagctgtgcctccccagctacacagctactcatagccccccccccccccccccctcaaaggACAGATCCAAGACGTCCCCAAAGAGGGCCACAGACGACAGGGATGGATGGGAGGGAGCTTGAAAGGAGTCATAAAATCTCTTCCATTCGACCATCGTTGCCAGCATTCCTTCAAGCCTCTCCGCCATAGAAATCTCCGCAGGGTTCGTAtttggctggagtattctgtcatgaagtggtggtgacgaaccccaagatgcagagatcacaggcttggtacaagaaaacatggttttaatgttaaaaaaagcttggaaaacacaaaccagaaaccaggaaacagcaaacagggACAGGAGTCAGGATCCAGTATTATACCTGAATAAAGTCATCTAGATGATAACTACACTGTTTGTATGGATTTAATTGAGTTTCTATGTTCATGAGTAGAATTGTATATATACTGTTAATTAATTTNNNNNNNNNNNNNNNNNNNNAACCTCTTTGGCAGAGGTAATAAAATATGCGTACTGCAAAGGAAAGCGCGCCATTTTCGTcttgttcaaaagccagcatctgtgatggtatgggggtgtattagtgcccaaggcatgggtaacttacacatccgtgaaggcaccattaatgctaaaaggtataTACGGTactggttttggagcaacatatgttgccatccaagcaacgttatcatggacgcccctgcttatttcagcaagacaatggttttgggttttgtatgaacTTGTGAATGGGACAATACACGGTAGGCCATATTTAACAGGGAACGCCCACATTTAAGGGGTGTTCCTACCAGAGTGGGCACCTTGGATGAAGGCGCGCAGTTTTTTATtgatagctgtatgtagaagtggctggttgcatcagctctgctcttttaatgtcctttgtgttctttgatgtttccctcttacacaaatGTAAGatggatgtgtgctatggctatgagctGTTATTTCccttggtctcagtctggacGCACTCTCCAGcagcccaggcttagaccgattttttttttctcccccccccattgtttacctataTCTAACCTTTTTtgaaaggggcgccggaagttggcagacccgtcagcgatcctgttctgtctccctgtaatgtttgatcctgttctgtctccctgtaatgtttgtctgatcttgaatgggattgtgctgaaaatgtttatttcccctcggggattaataaagtatttccgaTTCTGTGACAGAGAGAATGATGTGCAGCCAGAACCCGTGCAATTGCGCAGATTTTTTCACTTACGCACATAATAGAGCACTAAATGCATAAGACgcaagtcaaagattgtctatattacAAGAGTACTACTTTCGTGCAATTCCATGTGTGTTGGCGTGGCAAGGTTCATTGAATCCTTATTCTGGAATGACCTTCTCAAGCCAAAGGTCTGTGCTGTTTTTGTAATCTGCAGCAAAAATAGCTATTCAAGTTTTTAACAAAACTCTGACATGTGAATTTTGTCAACAAAAAAGAAGCACATAAGCACTTACTGTTGGGGTCTACGCGGTATGTGTCAGGGTTGATGAGATCAATGGTGACACCGAGGTCCGGCTCGGTCAGGAGCTCATGCTTGTGCTGCTTCTCCAGAGACGTAGCTTTGTACTGTACAAACCTGTTACcaacaacagcaaaaaaacaagaaTCAAACTTGTCTCGTGCGTGCATCAGGTTGTCCTTGTGTCGGTCATTTGCGATACCTGTGCTGATCGAATGGATATGTGATGAATTTAGGGTCAAAGGGAATATCTGGCAGGCTGTTGCAGTACTTGACTCGACAGACCACTCCCGACCTGTTGTGGACACAAACATGGTTTTTGCTGACCCGCTATTTTCTCTACCAAAATATTGTATTATCAAACACCTCACCTCTCAGGTACAGTTCGGTGAGAGGATGGCCTGAAATGGGGGGAAAacgtagaaaaaaaataaactacatgtcacatgtcttttttttaattattatctcCAAAGCCAAACAGGTCATACAAGTCCTCAAAAGCGTAAGAATATTTTGGATTCAATTCGTTTTGGCTTTTTTAACTCAAATTTCTCAACGAGCCTCagtcctaaataaaaatataaaagcggctaatgttttattttatttttaacccATTTGAAGGCTTTTTGATCAGTCAATGTCACATTTTTAATACGTAAGTAAAATAACTCAAATTTTTACCGTTTGAAAACTAACATCGTTTAACCAAAAGCCCTTAAAAgggttaaaataaaatgtaaaaaaatcacatttggtatttttgtttaaaaCTGAAATGGATATAGTGATTTGAGCaaggaaagtaaaaaaatttaataatccaaaatgtttttataccCTTTGTAAAACCTTTTAAGTCCCATTTGGCTTTGGATTCGAATAACTGCCAGTGCATCGTACACCTGTGAAAGAATTGGACActggtattttaattttttacattaaaaaaaaaccttttaggAAAAATCCTGTATAACGgagtaacataaaaaaaatgaccaaaaatacaGCAGAGCAAAAATTATTGAAATGACAGGACAGTCAGCCTTTGTTTACTGAGTGTTCATCAAAATTAGATCTACAGATGAAACAATTAGATCTATAAttcaaaaaaagcaataacaatgttgAGTTTCTATCACTTATCTCTTTTTATTGcggttattgtttattgtttattggatGAATCctcattagctgacgccaaggcgaccgctcgtacaaaataaaaatacaaagaatacacacattaccaaacattatacaaaagaaaagtaCAACATAAGATtaaaaagctagttaaacccagtattaaaaatgtatgtcatgtgggcagctgcaataggtTTATCTttaaagctgtcttgaatgacaatttactttaTGAGAGATGAATGTGAGCTTAGTTTTGAaaggcagggtccctgctatcacatgttgataaaaataaaacatttacataataaaaatcgactacaggcttcccaaatgctgtaataaaataagcatgatgagttgagcatatgtcagcatgtggccccacttttaactctttttcaaacgcttattgcaaacgcttacttgcAGTAAGTCATTCATTTGACttattaagtcattattttgacttagtaaatcaAAATATTGACTTTCTAAGTTATAAtgatgacatacttagtatctcaggtaactaggactgttttgtgtattgtttttactttaagGAAAAAatagcgatatatatatatagtatattggcGTTCAGtatatggagcggaaaacacaaccaaaaattgtaggcttcctcACGCaatgaagccggcctacttcaccgcagtctgtagtctattgcccccccaggctgtggtggcagcgatgagatggagacgtgatggcgacaggccgagttacgctgttctttacacccacccacccccctggagagacaccaccttaactaacacattttctgggggaaacactgatattggtgtttgttgtaacacagggaagatcattagtaaaaataataaagagTAAAGGACCAAAGCAGCTTCCTTGAGGCACGCCGCAGTTATTGTACTTGCGTTCAgacaggtcagtgtttttcaaccactgtgccgcggcacattagtgtgccgtaagatacagtctggtgtgtcgtgggagattatgtaatttcacctaattgggttaaaaatattttttgcaaaccagtaattataatccgcaaatgtgccgttgttgagtgtctgtgctggttACAGCTCTGCagtgtaaccgtgtaatactcttccatgtcagtaggtggcagcaggtagctaattgctttatagatgtcgggaacatggtttgtcgcgatcacaatatgcagacagcgggaggcagcgtgcaggtaaaaaggtatctaatgcttaaaccaaaactaaacaaaaaggcattgaagcttagggatggctgtgcaaaactaaactaaaactgaactggctgcaaagtaaacaaaaacagaatgctggacgtagggctgggcgatatgggctTTTAttaatctcaatatttttaggccatgtcacgatacacgatatacagtatatctcgatattttgccttagccttgaatgaacacttgatgcatataatcacagcagtatgatgattctatgtgtctacattaaaacattcttcttcatatgctcattttaaactttcatgcagagagggaaattacAACTAccgtaagtcaattgaccaaaactgtatttattaaacagttattaagcagtggcacaaacattcatgtcatttccaaaacagaaagtgcaagattgtcagagacattttaaaacaagctatgagtgcacttttgagcatgatgtcactaagatgacatatcaaaacattaaattaaagtgcactttttgtacagaacgccactacaatagtttaaaacaaataaagtgcacttttgtgcatgatgtcacacaagatatttcaataactgtcaaataaaaatgagctgcataataagacatcaaatagtgtatgttcttcgctatgtggtaggttcctgcggacgttatctcctgtttttgactatttttttcatacggtgttgatgtggaaatggttgcttgggtattttgttggtgtggcaccggccggagatgttgacatgcggagtttcaagcactcttcattctctctcaatgatgctacaaattagcagtattgctactttttgtagcaacgcttttgccgcacacttgacatattacggttgtctgttcgacatcttcctgcttgaagccaaaccaccaccagacaATGCTGTTTTTCTTAAGAAtcaattcttcttccttcatttgttaccagattcgcaccttctctctctcgtattaccactcgcgccGCACCGCTTGCATCACAGCTAACggtacccatgccgctacctctctgctccgcgagggcgtatgacgttgcacgcgcgccagtatgtgacatatgtaagaaggtgcgcttgttttatgtctctgtgagaaggagagacaagaaagagtgagaagagcctgtagtgtaatgcccgcagctgaaagcaactgcgtgagaacgtatactcgaatatcacgatatagtcattctctatatcgcacagagacaaacccgcgatatatcgagtatattccatattagagatgtccgataatggcttttttgccgatatccgatattgtccaactcttaattaccgattccgatatcaaccgatacagatatatacagtcgtggaattaacacattattaagcctaattttgttgtgatgccacgctggatgcattaaacaatgtatgaacgttttccaaaataaatcaactcaagctatggaaaaaaatgccaacatggcactgccatattcattattgaagtcacaaagtgcttctttttttttttaacatgcctcaaaacagcagcttggaatttgggacacgctctccctgagagagcatgaggaggttaaggtgggtggggtttggggagaggggtatatattgtagtgtcccggaagagttagtgctgcaaggggttctgggtatttgttctgttgtgtttatgttgtgttacggtgcggatgttctcccgaaatgtgtttgtcattctcatttggtgtgggttcacagtgtggcgcatatttgtaacagtgttaaagttgtttatacggtcaccctcagtgtgacctgtatggctgttgaccaagtatgcttgcattcacttgcgtgtgtgaaaaaccg from Entelurus aequoreus isolate RoL-2023_Sb linkage group LG10, RoL_Eaeq_v1.1, whole genome shotgun sequence includes the following:
- the paf1 gene encoding RNA polymerase II-associated factor 1 homolog — translated: MAPTIQTQPQREDGHRPSSHRTVPERSGVVCRVKYCNSLPDIPFDPKFITYPFDQHRFVQYKATSLEKQHKHELLTEPDLGVTIDLINPDTYRVDPNSKCLCASFLLTKFTCQSFVKNLNSYFCCRLQKQHRPLA